The genome window CGGAGAGCGCGGGACCTCCGCGCATGTGCGGACCGGGGAGGTAGCGTCATGGATCTCGAGGGAAAGCGGGTCGCGGTGATCATCGGCAGGGGCTTCCAGGACCAGGAAGCCACGGTCCCCATCGCCTTCCTACGGGATGAGGGCGCCGAGGTGACAACGGTTGGGCCGGAGACCGGGGAGGTCAAGGGCATCCACGGCACGGTCATCGAGGTGGTAAAAACCTTCCGCGAACTGGACCCTGCCGCTTTCGACGCCATGGTGGTGCCCGGGGGGAGGGCTCCCGCCTACCTGCGAAAATTCGAGGAGGCGCGGGAGTTCGTGGCCGCCTTCGCGGCCACCGGGAAACCCCTGGCAGCCATCTGCCACGGAGGGCAGCTCCTTGCCTCAGCCGGGTTGGTGAAAGGCCTTACCATGACCGGGTACCCCAAGATCAAGGAGGAGATGGAGGAGGCCGGAGCCGTCTTCGTGGACCGCGAGGTGGTCATCGACCACAACATCATAACCTCCCGGGTGCCGGACGACCTGCCAGCCTTCAACGCCGCCTTGAAAGAGGCGCTGCTGAGATAGGCCCTTGCCGCGGGTCGGCCCGGAACCCTGGAGACAGGGGCCTCTCCGGTCAGACCAGGCCGGAAAGGACCTCACGCGCCCGCGACAGCGCGTCCTCCTCCCAAGTTTCCAGCGTCCTTCCCTCCATGACCGCGATGAAAGCCCGCAGCTCCTCCCGGATCCCTCGCTCTCTCTCCGCGCGTATGGCATCGTCCAGGGGGCGCGTGGCCTGGAGCTTCATGTTGCCCTCCAGCCACCCCTCGGGGAAGTACCAGTCCTTGAACCAGCGCAGCCCGGCATTCCATAGATAACGCCCCAGGGGTGTGGCCGGGGGAGGAAATCCCCGCTTGAGGCCCCTCTCCGTCTCCCGGAAAAGGGGGTGCTCCTCGGCTCCGTAGATGGCCATCATGGACCCTCCGGGCGGGATCAGCTCTCCCAGGACGGAGAAGAGCGCGGCGGTCAGGCCCTCCCCCTCCAAGTCGGCGTGCGCGCCCCCCGAAAAAGCCACATCCGGCCGGTATCGGAATTCCAGCCAGGGCCTTATATAATCGCCCCTGCCGGCGAAAAAGAGCCCCTCCACCACGGGATTTGACGAAATCCCGCCGTCCCTCAACAGGAAGAGGTGGAAATAGGTCTCCCTGCCCGTCCTCCCGGGCTTGAGGTCTCGGGGCAACAGCGAGTACCCGCCGAGGCGCCTCCCCTCCAGGGCTCGCATCAGGACCTCCGCGGGGCTTTCCATCACCTTTACATACCTCCTGCCAAAACACGCAAACGTCTCCGGTCCATATTGTTCCCCGCAAGGCCGTGCTGTCACCTCCCCTTACCCGCAACCCGGAACGGGTGAGTGCGGGGCGCAGGGAAAAGGGGTTATTCGCCCGGCACGGAGGGGAAAGATAACAGCGCAAGAGCAAGAGAA of Actinomycetota bacterium contains these proteins:
- a CDS encoding type 1 glutamine amidotransferase; translated protein: MDLEGKRVAVIIGRGFQDQEATVPIAFLRDEGAEVTTVGPETGEVKGIHGTVIEVVKTFRELDPAAFDAMVVPGGRAPAYLRKFEEAREFVAAFAATGKPLAAICHGGQLLASAGLVKGLTMTGYPKIKEEMEEAGAVFVDREVVIDHNIITSRVPDDLPAFNAALKEALLR
- a CDS encoding DUF1122 family protein yields the protein MESPAEVLMRALEGRRLGGYSLLPRDLKPGRTGRETYFHLFLLRDGGISSNPVVEGLFFAGRGDYIRPWLEFRYRPDVAFSGGAHADLEGEGLTAALFSVLGELIPPGGSMMAIYGAEEHPLFRETERGLKRGFPPPATPLGRYLWNAGLRWFKDWYFPEGWLEGNMKLQATRPLDDAIRAERERGIREELRAFIAVMEGRTLETWEEDALSRAREVLSGLV